The following nucleotide sequence is from Pseudomonas sp. RC10.
AGTGATGGAAAGCGCGCGGGCGTTATGGCTGGGGGCATTGAATGACAGTCAAATGATCGACAGCCAAAAGAACGTATTGCGAGCGCACTGGAAACGCCTGCACCCCGATTTTCGAATCGAGTGATGCCTCAACCCGACACCGGTTCGCGCGCCGAAGCCGGCACGTCGAACACCCGGTCGAACCCCCACTGAAACACCAGCGCGTAAAAGAAGAAAAACACGAACAAACCCAGGTTGGTCGCCAGCGCGCTCCACCACGTGATGTCCAGCCACCAGGCCACCAGTGGCACCAGCATCACCACCAGTCCACCTTCGAAGCCCAACGAGTGCAGCAGCCTGCGGCCCAAGGTCCGTGTGCGGCTGGTCTGGCGGGCTTCCCAGTATTCGAACAGGGAGTTGTAAACCATGTTCCAGATCAGCGCGCTGGCCGACAGCATGACGGACAGCGCGCCCGCATGGGCCAGGCCGTCGTCATAGATCAGTGAAAGGGTGGGCGACAGCACGGCAATCGCGATGACTTCGTAGAGGATGGCTTGAACCACCTTGCGTGTAGGGCCTTGCATGGGCTTTATCCTGAGGCGTGAAGAACGATGGCCGTCACCCTACCGAATCGTCGGCGTCGGGTGAAATGAGATAAATTGACGCCGCATCAGTTCATTTCATGCAGGGAGCTTTCCGTGTTTTCCACCCTTCCCCTCAATGCGTTGCGCACCTTCGAAGCGGCGGCGCGGCTGGGCAGTT
It contains:
- a CDS encoding PACE efflux transporter, which gives rise to MQGPTRKVVQAILYEVIAIAVLSPTLSLIYDDGLAHAGALSVMLSASALIWNMVYNSLFEYWEARQTSRTRTLGRRLLHSLGFEGGLVVMLVPLVAWWLDITWWSALATNLGLFVFFFFYALVFQWGFDRVFDVPASAREPVSG